A genomic segment from Methanoplanus limicola DSM 2279 encodes:
- a CDS encoding type II toxin-antitoxin system PemK/MazF family toxin, which yields MKLSCNSAALIFQIVALSKNRFVRKTGRCSAEDMDAINILLKDLLSLK from the coding sequence ATAAAACTTTCCTGCAATAGTGCAGCACTGATATTTCAGATTGTTGCCCTCTCTAAAAACCGTTTTGTCAGAAAGACCGGAAGATGTTCAGCTGAGGATATGGACGCGATAAACATTCTTTTAAAAGATCTGCTATCTCTAAAATAA
- a CDS encoding acyltransferase, whose product MGKMDRDIPDTINKTDMPDTYGINKTGDGGHIFKSVTLGFPSRENIGREDFTGVTIGDNFVLRPGTIIYSDVTIGDNFSSGHSVMIREKTTIGDNVSVGSSVIIEGNCTIGNNVSLQSLVYIPTDVIIEDDVFIGPNAVLTNDPYPPRGGIKGPVIKEGASIGANATILPGVVIGEGALVAAGAVVTKDVPDGVLAVGSPARFRELPKGAKQ is encoded by the coding sequence ATGGGTAAGATGGACAGAGATATACCTGACACAATCAATAAAACCGATATGCCTGACACATATGGCATAAACAAAACAGGGGACGGGGGGCATATTTTTAAGAGTGTTACCCTTGGTTTTCCCTCAAGGGAAAATATCGGCAGAGAGGATTTCACCGGGGTTACCATCGGTGATAATTTTGTCTTAAGACCGGGGACAATCATCTACAGTGATGTTACAATTGGTGACAATTTCTCATCCGGGCATTCGGTGATGATTCGGGAGAAGACGACTATCGGGGATAATGTCTCTGTCGGCAGTTCTGTAATAATTGAAGGCAACTGTACAATCGGGAATAATGTCTCACTCCAGAGCCTTGTGTACATCCCGACCGATGTAATAATTGAGGATGATGTCTTCATCGGCCCAAATGCAGTACTTACTAATGACCCGTACCCGCCACGTGGTGGCATCAAAGGTCCGGTGATAAAGGAAGGCGCCTCAATCGGTGCCAATGCAACGATTCTTCCGGGAGTTGTAATTGGTGAGGGTGCACTTGTCGCCGCCGGAGCGGTTGTGACAAAGGATGTACCGGACGGGGTTTTGGCAGTCGGTTCACCTGCACGGTTTAGGGAACTGCCAAAGGGTGCAAAACAATGA
- a CDS encoding type II toxin-antitoxin system HicA family toxin, with protein sequence MKLPRISGEKVVKALKKAGLEPVDVRGSHHYFHNQKNGAIVTVHSGKIPPPKTLQSILSQAGLTTEELREPL encoded by the coding sequence ATGAAGCTCCCGCGAATTTCCGGGGAAAAGGTAGTTAAAGCCCTCAAAAAGGCTGGTCTTGAGCCTGTAGATGTCAGAGGGAGTCATCACTATTTTCATAACCAAAAAAACGGTGCAATTGTAACTGTCCACTCTGGTAAAATTCCTCCACCAAAAACTCTTCAGTCTATTCTGTCTCAGGCCGGTCTGACAACTGAAGAGTTGCGTGAACCCCTTTGA
- a CDS encoding type II toxin-antitoxin system HicA family toxin has translation MSSKVPVLSGNQVIKAFSKVGYYIHDRKESHIHLRHPEKRPLTIPNHNEISRGTLRAIIREAGLTPDEFMNLL, from the coding sequence ATGAGTTCTAAAGTTCCGGTATTGTCAGGGAATCAGGTTATAAAGGCTTTTTCTAAAGTGGGATATTATATTCATGACCGGAAAGAAAGTCATATTCATCTTCGGCATCCGGAAAAAAGACCTCTGACAATTCCAAATCACAATGAAATATCACGTGGTACGCTTAGAGCAATCATAAGAGAAGCTGGTTTAACTCCTGATGAATTCATGAATTTGCTCTGA
- a CDS encoding type II toxin-antitoxin system HicB family antitoxin yields the protein MIQFKILLEKDEDGWFTATVPSLPGCISQGRTEEEAKENITEAIELHLKSLAEEGIPLRPENGMTEAFVAVNV from the coding sequence ATGATTCAGTTTAAAATTCTTCTCGAAAAAGATGAAGACGGCTGGTTTACTGCAACTGTCCCTTCCCTTCCCGGATGTATATCGCAGGGCCGGACAGAAGAAGAGGCAAAAGAGAATATAACAGAAGCCATAGAACTTCATCTTAAATCCCTTGCAGAAGAAGGAATCCCTTTAAGACCGGAGAATGGTATGACTGAAGCTTTTGTTGCAGTAAATGTATGA
- a CDS encoding Gfo/Idh/MocA family protein, which yields MDVGVIGVGVMGRNHARVYSELKGVDSVTVFDLNTAAAENVAEGIGAECASSMGEMLQSVDCVSMAVPTPYHFATAKEVLNAGVNMLIEKPVCLTAAEGDELIKIIPDDLVVGVGHIERFNPIINEIKRIVRDPLYIEIKRHNPASARVTGSSVLEDLMIHDIDLIENVFTGDMGCEIVGCSGSFDIFSGLFESNGTTISLSASRKSSKKIRSIYIEEEDYTIEGDFMSRDVYIHRKPEHYSIDDDRYVQENIVEKVMVNKLEPLKVELSEFVDCVRTGKPFPVTPKQGNNNLRICEELKERCRI from the coding sequence ATGGATGTTGGGGTTATTGGAGTCGGAGTTATGGGCAGAAACCATGCCCGCGTATATTCCGAGCTTAAAGGCGTTGATTCTGTAACAGTCTTTGATTTAAATACGGCTGCGGCAGAGAATGTTGCTGAGGGCATAGGAGCTGAATGCGCATCTTCGATGGGTGAGATGTTACAATCGGTTGACTGCGTCAGCATGGCTGTGCCGACACCATACCATTTTGCAACTGCCAAAGAGGTTTTGAATGCCGGAGTAAATATGCTCATTGAAAAGCCGGTCTGTCTTACAGCTGCGGAGGGTGATGAACTGATTAAAATTATCCCTGATGACCTGGTTGTAGGTGTCGGGCATATTGAGAGGTTTAATCCTATCATCAATGAGATAAAAAGAATTGTCAGGGACCCGCTATATATCGAGATCAAGAGGCACAATCCGGCCTCTGCAAGGGTTACAGGCAGTTCTGTTCTTGAGGACCTTATGATCCATGACATTGATCTGATTGAGAATGTCTTTACCGGAGATATGGGATGTGAAATAGTCGGGTGCTCCGGCAGTTTTGATATATTCTCCGGTCTGTTTGAATCCAACGGCACGACAATATCACTCTCTGCCAGCCGGAAGTCCTCAAAGAAGATCCGCTCGATATACATTGAGGAGGAGGATTACACAATCGAAGGGGATTTCATGTCCAGGGATGTGTACATACACAGGAAGCCTGAGCACTACAGCATAGATGATGACCGTTATGTCCAGGAGAATATCGTTGAGAAGGTCATGGTCAACAAGCTTGAGCCGCTTAAGGTTGAACTTTCAGAATTTGTTGACTGTGTCAGAACCGGAAAGCCTTTTCCCGTAACTCCAAAGCAGGGGAATAACAACCTCAGAATATGCGAAGAACTAAAAGAGAGATGCAGAATATAA
- a CDS encoding DapH/DapD/GlmU-related protein, whose product MIGNCTIGNNVSLQSLLYIPTDVIIEDNVFIGPNAVLTNDPYPPRGRLKGPVIKKGTSIGANATTPC is encoded by the coding sequence TTGATAGGCAACTGCACAATCGGGAATAATGTCTCACTGCAAAGCCTTTTGTACATCCCGACTGATGTAATAATTGAGGATAATGTCTTCATCGGTCCAAATGCTGTACTTACTAATGACCCGTACCCTCCACGCGGAAGGCTCAAAGGTCCGGTGATAAAGAAAGGCACTTCTATTGGTGCCAATGCAACAACTCCCTGTTAA
- a CDS encoding HD domain-containing protein: MKVIRDVVHGYIELCDDDIRIIDTPHFQRLKSIKQNNPFSAYPCANHTRFEHSLGVMHLGVKVFKSLKEKEDENNKNLLNDKSEKTVKYACLLHDVGHAPFSHYGEQFFDRDELKDLFSEKLKERDIDKAIAYENAGAPHEICSCILSLDKYGDLLENIGVDLELFCRMIIGMYYPPEKNDYRNLLIDILNSNIDVDKLDYVLRDSYMSGAKLVVLDVDRLISAYMIYDERIAFSGKSLSTISNLIYGREAVYTWIVNHHVNVYTGRVLTKLIKTAFQTEEDEADYFSYNAVSERLVDDHDIVSFIRSKRTEDQKIGDLYEQLFSRKFFKSVWKNEPEFNKCIPNEVRQNDFKSIIGENLQDPDSAEEVIAEKISVKPEDILISVADFKPFEPFGLTASRNKRHPVYIIINGEPVTFEKIFTGTIHKNREPLLPLLFVRTEDAKTKFLEEYGR; encoded by the coding sequence ATGAAAGTTATAAGAGATGTTGTCCATGGTTACATTGAACTATGTGACGATGACATCAGAATAATTGATACTCCACATTTTCAGCGTTTAAAGTCCATCAAACAAAATAATCCCTTTTCTGCGTACCCCTGTGCAAACCATACACGCTTTGAGCATTCACTTGGTGTAATGCACCTCGGTGTAAAAGTTTTCAAATCACTTAAGGAGAAAGAAGATGAGAATAATAAAAATCTCCTGAATGATAAATCTGAGAAGACAGTAAAATATGCCTGTCTGCTACATGATGTCGGCCACGCTCCATTCTCACACTATGGAGAACAATTTTTTGACAGGGACGAATTAAAGGATTTATTTTCAGAAAAACTCAAAGAAAGGGATATAGATAAAGCTATTGCTTATGAAAATGCAGGCGCACCCCACGAAATTTGCAGCTGCATTTTATCTCTGGATAAGTATGGCGATCTTCTTGAAAATATTGGTGTTGACCTGGAACTTTTCTGCAGGATGATAATTGGAATGTATTATCCTCCTGAGAAAAACGATTACAGAAACCTGCTTATAGACATTCTGAATTCAAATATTGATGTGGATAAACTTGATTATGTACTCCGTGATTCGTATATGTCAGGTGCTAAACTGGTTGTCCTGGATGTAGACAGGCTGATATCGGCATATATGATCTATGATGAAAGGATTGCATTTTCAGGAAAATCGCTAAGCACAATATCAAATCTGATTTATGGAAGAGAAGCTGTATACACCTGGATTGTAAATCACCATGTAAATGTCTATACCGGTCGTGTTCTTACTAAATTAATTAAAACTGCCTTTCAGACAGAAGAAGATGAGGCCGATTATTTTTCATACAATGCAGTTTCTGAAAGACTTGTCGATGATCATGATATTGTCTCTTTTATCCGGTCAAAAAGAACTGAAGATCAGAAAATCGGGGATTTATACGAGCAGTTGTTCTCAAGAAAATTCTTTAAATCAGTCTGGAAGAATGAGCCTGAATTCAATAAATGTATACCAAATGAAGTAAGGCAGAATGATTTCAAGTCCATCATCGGTGAAAACCTTCAGGACCCGGATTCAGCAGAAGAAGTAATCGCAGAAAAAATTTCTGTTAAACCGGAGGATATTCTCATTTCAGTTGCAGATTTCAAACCCTTTGAACCCTTTGGTCTGACTGCCAGCAGGAATAAAAGACATCCGGTATACATAATCATAAATGGTGAACCTGTTACTTTTGAGAAGATATTTACAGGAACTATTCATAAGAACAGAGAGCCTTTGCTGCCACTTCTCTTTGTCAGAACAGAGGATGCGAAGACAAAATTTCTTGAAGAATATGGTAGGTAA
- a CDS encoding antitoxin VapB family protein, whose amino-acid sequence MASKSISISDEAYERLNALKQNGESFTDVIIRVTPKKRKLSEILKDLEPIDEKAAEEMKKAIEESSD is encoded by the coding sequence ATGGCATCCAAAAGTATCAGTATCTCTGATGAGGCATATGAACGCCTTAATGCATTAAAACAGAATGGTGAAAGCTTCACCGATGTAATAATCAGAGTCACTCCCAAGAAGAGAAAACTCTCTGAGATCCTAAAAGACCTGGAACCTATCGATGAAAAAGCCGCAGAGGAGATGAAAAAGGCAATAGAAGAAAGCAGTGATTAA
- a CDS encoding type II toxin-antitoxin system VapC family toxin: MIIPDITFLIDLLSEKKGAIRFLEDIEDKDESITTTFVNILELHKGAFRSRQTINELDKIDKFLEKFDYLDFTDEIFIIFGKLSAYLKSNGRPIGQFDELIASIALYNDAAVVTNNTKDFSRVPNLKIINH, from the coding sequence ATGATAATTCCTGACATCACTTTCCTTATAGACCTGTTATCAGAAAAAAAGGGAGCCATCAGATTTTTAGAGGATATAGAGGATAAAGATGAATCAATCACAACAACATTTGTGAATATCCTCGAACTCCATAAAGGAGCATTCAGATCAAGACAGACAATAAATGAACTTGATAAAATTGATAAATTCCTGGAAAAGTTTGATTACCTCGACTTTACGGATGAAATATTCATCATATTTGGCAAATTATCTGCATATCTTAAGAGTAATGGGAGACCAATTGGACAGTTTGACGAACTGATTGCAAGCATTGCATTATACAATGATGCAGCGGTTGTAACAAATAACACAAAAGATTTTTCCAGAGTGCCCAACCTGAAAATAATCAATCACTAA
- a CDS encoding type II toxin-antitoxin system HicB family antitoxin: MSYNCLRYTVMMEKNEDGGYTVTVPSLPGCISEGSDWDEALANIEEAIAGYIEVAKKLGKPIPVEVTVPMNTAKAEI; this comes from the coding sequence ATGTCATACAATTGCCTTCGATATACTGTAATGATGGAAAAGAATGAGGATGGAGGTTATACTGTGACAGTACCATCTCTGCCCGGATGTATCAGTGAGGGTTCAGATTGGGACGAAGCACTGGCAAATATAGAAGAGGCAATTGCCGGTTATATTGAAGTTGCAAAAAAACTCGGAAAACCAATTCCGGTTGAAGTAACTGTCCCAATGAATACTGCAAAAGCCGAAATATGA
- a CDS encoding DegT/DnrJ/EryC1/StrS family aminotransferase — MINIAQPAVGEEEIEAVAEVMRSGMLAQGSVTTEFENNFAEYCGVSHAVGVNSGTAALHMGLLALGIGAGDEVIVPSFTFIATATAVSMCGATPVIVDVTEDTYTINPEEITANITDRTKAVIGVHLFGQPFDVDSVLKICDEHNLYLIEDAAQAHGAVYKGKRAGGFGKIGCFSFYPTKNMTTGEGGIVTTNDQDIDQKIRRLINHGQSEKYLHTELGYNMRLSNISAAIGNVQLRKIDGMNRKRAANAEVYNKNISAEGIKTPFCMSDSEHVWHQYVIEVKDNFPMSRDEFMVYLREKGIGSAVHYPIPVHMQPMYSDSGSINRKISESGCPVSERLASEVLSLPVHPGVSPEECEYICDIINEVN, encoded by the coding sequence ATGATTAATATTGCACAGCCGGCTGTCGGCGAAGAGGAGATAGAAGCAGTTGCGGAGGTTATGCGCTCAGGTATGCTTGCCCAGGGCAGTGTAACCACTGAGTTTGAGAATAACTTTGCTGAATACTGCGGGGTTTCACATGCAGTGGGAGTTAATTCCGGAACAGCCGCTCTTCACATGGGCCTTTTAGCCCTTGGGATTGGAGCCGGGGATGAAGTTATCGTCCCGTCTTTTACGTTTATCGCAACCGCAACTGCGGTCAGCATGTGCGGGGCAACACCTGTCATTGTCGATGTAACGGAGGATACATACACTATAAATCCGGAAGAAATTACCGCAAATATTACTGACAGAACAAAGGCAGTAATCGGCGTTCATCTCTTCGGTCAGCCTTTTGACGTTGATTCTGTGCTTAAAATCTGTGATGAGCATAACCTGTACCTGATAGAGGATGCCGCGCAGGCTCACGGTGCTGTGTACAAAGGCAAAAGAGCAGGTGGTTTTGGGAAAATCGGATGTTTCTCATTCTACCCGACCAAAAATATGACCACCGGAGAAGGGGGAATTGTAACCACCAATGATCAGGATATTGATCAGAAGATAAGAAGGCTTATCAATCACGGGCAGAGTGAGAAGTACTTACATACTGAGCTTGGGTACAACATGCGGCTGTCAAATATCTCTGCTGCAATAGGTAATGTCCAGCTCAGAAAAATTGACGGTATGAACCGGAAGAGAGCTGCTAATGCTGAAGTGTACAATAAAAACATCTCAGCAGAAGGCATCAAAACTCCGTTTTGCATGAGTGATTCAGAACATGTCTGGCACCAGTATGTCATTGAGGTGAAGGATAATTTCCCGATGAGCCGTGATGAGTTTATGGTTTATCTCCGGGAGAAGGGGATAGGTTCAGCAGTGCATTACCCGATTCCGGTTCACATGCAGCCGATGTACAGCGATTCAGGATCAATAAACAGGAAAATATCAGAATCCGGATGTCCGGTCTCTGAGAGGCTTGCTTCTGAGGTGCTGAGCCTGCCTGTTCACCCCGGAGTTTCTCCTGAAGAATGTGAATATATATGCGATATAATTAATGAGGTAAATTAA
- a CDS encoding nucleotidyltransferase family protein yields the protein MKAQDRIIKKVREDFLFIRDRCFAVLIFGSYARGEESPCSDIDVCIVLKEGSINKGILYQDVYENVRMDEYDVVIFESCDEHLKYEISKDYIIAYCNNPEELKKYLTPSFGYTPVKKTREDLLNELGAVLNATGQNIPEN from the coding sequence ATGAAAGCACAGGACAGAATTATAAAAAAAGTGAGAGAAGACTTTTTATTCATCAGAGACAGATGCTTTGCTGTCCTGATTTTTGGCTCATATGCACGCGGAGAAGAAAGTCCATGTTCTGATATCGATGTCTGCATTGTATTAAAAGAAGGAAGCATAAACAAAGGTATACTATATCAGGACGTTTATGAGAATGTCAGAATGGATGAATACGATGTGGTAATCTTTGAAAGCTGTGATGAGCACCTGAAATATGAGATTTCAAAGGATTATATCATTGCTTACTGTAACAATCCTGAAGAGTTAAAGAAATACTTAACTCCATCTTTCGGTTATACCCCGGTAAAGAAAACAAGGGAAGATCTGTTGAATGAACTCGGGGCTGTACTGAATGCAACAGGACAAAATATCCCGGAAAACTGA
- a CDS encoding type II toxin-antitoxin system VapC family toxin — protein MIILDTTFLIDLLSEKKGAIRFLEEIEDKDELITTTFVNILELHKGAFRSRQTINELDKIDKFLEKFDYLDFTDEIFIIFGKLSAYLKSNGRPIGQFDELIASIALYNDAAVVTNNTKDFSRVPNLKIINH, from the coding sequence ATGATAATTCTTGACACTACTTTCCTTATAGACCTGTTATCAGAAAAAAAGGGAGCCATCAGATTTTTAGAGGAGATAGAGGATAAAGATGAATTAATCACAACAACATTTGTAAATATCCTCGAACTCCATAAAGGAGCATTCAGATCAAGACAGACAATAAATGAACTTGATAAAATTGATAAATTCCTGGAAAAGTTTGATTACCTCGACTTTACGGATGAAATATTCATCATATTTGGAAAATTATCTGCATATCTTAAGAGTAATGGGAGACCAATTGGACAGTTTGACGAACTGATTGCAAGCATTGCACTATACAATGACGCAGCGGTTGTAACAAATAACACAAAAGATTTTTCCAGAGTGCCCAACCTGAAAATAATCAATCACTAA
- a CDS encoding transcriptional regulator yields the protein MPDNLISVVEESEGLNSSLISKIRLEILWALSELGEDGATARQLKAGLNLSDGATYTNLKKLAGMGYLRCEKVIFEGEELELYAITPKGLTEWQRVRNWLCKLLECEGDTCER from the coding sequence ATGCCAGACAATCTTATATCCGTTGTGGAAGAATCAGAGGGCTTAAACAGCAGCCTCATCTCAAAGATACGCCTGGAAATTCTGTGGGCACTCTCCGAACTTGGCGAAGATGGAGCCACAGCACGGCAACTTAAGGCCGGACTGAACCTGAGCGACGGCGCAACCTATACAAACCTGAAAAAACTTGCAGGAATGGGTTATCTCCGCTGCGAAAAAGTGATTTTCGAAGGAGAAGAACTGGAACTTTATGCTATAACCCCAAAAGGACTGACTGAATGGCAGCGTGTCCGCAACTGGCTCTGCAAACTCCTGGAATGTGAAGGTGACACCTGTGAGCGATAG
- a CDS encoding ATP-binding protein, which yields MIKREAEEKLKELAAGFPAVSVTGPRQSGKTTLVRSVFPEKPYVLLEDLDIRAYAKEDPRSFLAQYTDTGAVIDEIQHVPELFSYLQGILDSSKEPGRFILTGSQNFMLSEKISQSLAGRVGILKLLPLSISEIKNAGLAKKSYEDYLFTGFYPRIYANDINAADYYSSYIQTYIERDLRQLKQIKDLFLFQDFLKMCANRNGQVVNFSSLANDCGISDKTAKEWVSLLQASFTVFLTRTHHKNFNKRLTKMPKLYFTDPGLASNLAGIQNPEQLNYHPLKGGLFESMIAGELLKFRFNRSRENNLYYWRDKSGHEIDCIIDTGQNNPVPVEIKAGRTISKDYFKNISYWNNLSGNTPERSFVVYGGDNSQNRKAGRVISYDDIGELTGYL from the coding sequence ATGATCAAAAGGGAAGCCGAAGAGAAGCTAAAGGAACTTGCAGCCGGATTTCCGGCAGTAAGCGTCACAGGACCAAGACAATCCGGAAAGACAACTCTTGTCAGGTCAGTTTTTCCGGAAAAACCCTATGTATTACTTGAAGATTTAGACATTAGAGCATATGCAAAGGAAGACCCCAGAAGTTTTCTCGCGCAGTATACAGATACAGGAGCAGTAATAGATGAAATTCAGCATGTCCCTGAATTATTCTCCTACCTGCAGGGAATTCTTGACAGCTCAAAAGAACCGGGCAGATTCATTCTTACCGGCTCACAGAACTTCATGCTGTCAGAGAAGATATCACAGTCCCTTGCAGGAAGGGTGGGAATTCTAAAACTTCTTCCACTGTCAATTTCGGAGATAAAAAATGCCGGCCTGGCGAAAAAGTCATATGAGGATTATCTGTTCACAGGATTTTACCCGCGAATTTATGCTAATGATATTAATGCGGCAGATTACTACTCATCATATATTCAGACATATATTGAAAGGGACCTCAGGCAGTTAAAGCAGATTAAGGACCTTTTTTTGTTTCAGGACTTTCTGAAGATGTGTGCAAACAGAAACGGTCAGGTTGTAAACTTCTCCTCACTTGCAAATGACTGTGGTATCTCAGACAAAACAGCAAAGGAATGGGTCTCTCTGCTTCAGGCATCGTTTACAGTATTTTTAACAAGGACTCACCACAAAAATTTCAACAAAAGGCTTACAAAAATGCCGAAACTCTACTTTACAGATCCCGGTCTGGCATCTAACCTCGCCGGAATACAAAATCCCGAACAGTTAAATTACCATCCGCTAAAAGGAGGACTCTTTGAGTCGATGATAGCAGGTGAACTGTTAAAGTTCAGGTTCAACAGATCAAGGGAGAACAATCTTTACTACTGGAGGGATAAATCAGGTCATGAGATAGACTGCATAATAGATACAGGACAAAACAATCCTGTTCCCGTTGAGATAAAGGCCGGCAGGACAATAAGTAAAGATTACTTTAAAAATATTTCATACTGGAATAATCTATCAGGAAACACTCCGGAAAGGTCTTTTGTTGTTTATGGCGGCGATAACTCCCAGAACAGAAAAGCCGGGCGAGTAATATCCTACGATGATATTGGTGAGCTGACCGGATATCTGTAA
- a CDS encoding ATP-binding protein, producing the protein MTQDFRSENPGLLPDGITIAILKMEHASHPRNKKIAWLLFLSGYIEQWGSGTLNMLNACGTEGSPEPEFKEAGDDFVVTFDKSPALNLLKNPEFLNERQNKSIQYLMDHAAINSKDYSDLYECTSRTARRDLSELVRLGIVTAIKIGKQVEYSLHDSLRTNADKHGQGV; encoded by the coding sequence TTGACTCAAGACTTCAGATCTGAAAATCCCGGCCTTCTCCCGGACGGGATAACAATCGCCATCCTTAAAATGGAGCATGCTTCACACCCCCGTAACAAAAAAATTGCATGGCTGCTGTTCCTTTCAGGGTACATTGAACAGTGGGGTTCAGGTACTTTAAATATGCTGAATGCCTGCGGAACGGAAGGTTCACCAGAACCGGAATTTAAGGAGGCCGGTGACGATTTTGTAGTCACATTTGATAAATCTCCTGCGCTCAATCTGCTAAAAAACCCTGAATTTTTAAATGAAAGGCAAAACAAATCAATACAGTACTTAATGGATCACGCTGCAATAAATTCTAAAGATTACAGTGATCTGTATGAATGCACCAGCCGGACAGCACGCCGTGATCTGTCTGAACTTGTCCGGTTAGGTATTGTAACAGCTATTAAAATAGGAAAACAGGTTGAGTATTCTCTTCATGACTCTTTGCGGACAAACGCGGACAAACACGGACAGGGCGTATAA
- a CDS encoding antitoxin VapB family protein, whose protein sequence is MASKSISISDEAYERLNALKKNGESFTDVIIRVTPRKRKLSEILKDLEPIDEKAAEEMKKAIEESSD, encoded by the coding sequence ATGGCATCCAAAAGTATCAGTATCTCTGATGAGGCATATGAACGCCTTAATGCATTAAAAAAGAATGGTGAAAGTTTTACCGATGTAATTATCAGAGTCACTCCCAGGAAGAGAAAACTCTCTGAAATCCTAAAGGACCTGGAACCTATCGATGAAAAAGCCGCAGAGGAGATGAAAAAGGCAATAGAAGAAAGCAGTGATTAA